TTTAGGAAAGTCAGAAAATCAGGCGCTTGCGATTTTATTGTCAAAGAAGTTTCCATTGCGATTACGTCAATCGAGCAATTATCGGGTGAAGTAACGCCGCTCTTGGTCAAAGCGAAACAACATTCTCTAATAACGTCTCTGCTATGCTACGTATGCTACGAGTATCTACACACTGTGtagatacaaaaaaaaaaaaaaaaaaggaagactACGAGTGGAACGTGTTTTACTGTGCTTCAAGTGGCCCCACCGTTAATTTGCATGGAATCCGACGCGTGGAAACGATCGGACATCGCGATATTATCTCTAGTACGTAGCGACAATTTTTTCTTTCACGTTAAACGCTTTCTTGCGCCGGTGTATACGTGGCCGTTAATCATAGCAGCAAGAAGTCACGCTTAACTCGAGTCTACCGACCGAGGCTGAATCGCTACCGTAAACGTTGAAATCCAACGACGCGCAGCGCATGATTCTGGAAACGGAATACCTTCTATTTAAACGATACTAATCTACCGAATACGCGAAATGAGAACACGCCTGCAAGCTCGGACGATAAACGGAACCGTGTGAATAAGCCACGAGCCGTAATTCGTTACACGCGATTGCCACCAACTTCACCGAATCCTCTCTTACAATTACATTGCTCGCCAATTTCTAATTTACGTTACGTCGCTATACATCGCGAAAAGATTTTTCCGAAATGATCGAAAAACCACGAACAACTGCGTTTCCAAATAAACTCGATCGACTCGTGGCCGACGATTGATTCAACCTTTATATCTTACTAATCTTAAATAGACTATGGATTATCGATGACTAAGGCAGATTAAACTTCCGAAATGACCAACGCTCGCATGTCCGCGTTTTGAATCGCATACCGAGCGAATGATACGGTCAGGACTAATAGTGTCGAGGATTTCTCTCAAGACGGTCGTATAGTCGTGTTCAATTGAAATACGCACGAACGGGTAATCTGCGCAATTACCTCACATGCAAATAAAGCTTCGCGAAGATGGACGGTGACCCGTCGAGTTGACGTCACGTTGCTACACGAGGACACCGTGTTATAAATGATATTATACGCCCCTAGTCGTACGTTCCGAATATCGTCGGAATAAGATAGACAGGATTCCACGACTGAGACCGTTTCCCATTGAAAAAATATCAACCGATAATTCTCTATAATTAATTTGCCTTTGTCGAATATAAATCATAATCCATGCCCGTATCTCGATGTCGTAAGGAAAAGTGCTCGATTGTCGTAGCTGCCAGCCAATTCCTCCACCGAATTTATCTCATACATTGGCTCTCGCAGTTGATCAATTCCTTAACACGGCGGCTTTGTTCGACTCGACACGACATCGGCCCGCGTTTCGTCAAACCCCAACACGGTACGTTGCAGCGAATTGCGCTAAAAAACTGACGCGAAATCATGCGCGTATTTGCATCCTGTACTTTTCCAACGTGAAATGGCTAAATTCACGGCGCGAGAAAGTGAACGTCCATGAGGCTAAGATCCCTTTAAATATGGGTGACCAACTCGTTTGGTAAAGGGGATGCAAAGAAGACCAGTCACAACGAACACCGCGAAATCTTTCTAACTGCGAACGCAAACAAACCGATGGCCGTAGTTGATCAAAGGGAAGCGCAAAACGGTCGAAACTTCACACCTGTAACGTCGAATCGCGCTGACACTGCCACGAGACACCCGTGCGAACCGTGATCAACTGCTTCCCGACGAATAGCCATGTAAGTAggtatatacacacatatatatacactcGTAACAActtataaaagatatattaagGAGTCGTCAGTTCGTTTCGAAACATTCCGCTAGCCTGGCCTCGATCTCTAACTACCGTGTCATATTATTTATTCCTACGAAATTTCAGTCAATATCTGATTAGATTGAACGTTAACCTCTGTCGTACGAATAGAAAATCATGGATAGCGAGAGGAATCGATCGAGTACGATTTGTCACCCGTTGGATTCAGATAAACGTAGACTTTGTAGACCCGCTAATTTCTATACATCCGCGTGATGGATAACACGCTATCTTTGTCTGAAACAGTACGCTTTATTCCACGGTTTAGAACGAATAAAAAGGTCATGGAAAATGTCAAAATTCGGCTAAGAGTTTTGCGAAACGAATGTTTGATTTTATACGAATGACCGAATCGTAAAAAGAGAAGCAAGAGATGGCTCATTAAGCGGCGAACACAATGACAGATAAAATGTCAAGTATTCGGGGATGACACGAGAAACCGGTCGATAGCTTGTTATGAAAGACAGAACTTTAGATACAAATAAGCTTACGGGATTGCGTTTGCTTGCCAGATGAAATAGCAGAAAAAAGACCGGACGTGCATCCTCGCAGCTTTTCTTGTAATATCACCGTTCAACGTTGTACGAGGCAACCGCTTTTATCGAGGTTGGAGACGTTTAATCGAACAAGTCGATGGACCATCGAGACATTTTTAAGATATCTAGGAATCCGGATTTTGATACGTGCGCCATGCAAAATGTCAATGACGTGTTTCCTGAATTTCTTCGAAAAGGAGGATATTCTTTTCCGATGAATTCCTCCAGGATTATTCATTTACGTTCTAATATCTTCTTTTCGCGAAAAAGAATATTCGCGATGTGGAATCCTGTTCCGTTGAAATCGACACTGAACTAGGCACGCTTCGAACGGTGTACAAACAGATTTCAGGAGATTCGTTTCAGCGTTTAGGGGAACAGAAGTTTGGATTGTGAGCCaaaaagtgaaaataaataaaaaaaaggggtAATGTCGGTCATCGATTGTCCAAAACGAAAACGAAAAGTAAAGGACGTTACATAGAATGAGGCGCGGTCGATAGAGATTCGAGTGTCCATCGCGATTGAAGTAGAAGACTCGCTTCGAGGAATTCCAATCGTCTTTCGATTATTAATGTTTGACAGGATTCGAGAAAAAGCGTAGCTCGAGCGGAAGATGATATTTCGAAAGGTAATGTATGTAGTTACGGGGGAGTAAAATGGCAACAGCAAGGCTATTATCGATTTTATCAACGGGGACTAGGGGATTCTTTCTCTCGTATGCACAGGGTGAGTCAGAGAAAGGGTTTGCGTAGCGGCGGCGCATCGAGAAAAGCTACGTCTACTCACCTTCGGATAACTCGAGATCCAGCTCAGCAAGTTTCTCCCGTACGTCCTCTGGGAGCTTGCCGATGTCGATGTTGAACTCGGCCATCACTAAGCCATCCGCGCCGAGATCACCAATTCTCCAGCCGTACATTCCACGACCACCGCTCGGCCATCTTGCCTTACACTGATATTACAAACTCCCGTCAGCTGGCGACACCGTTCGATTAGACACCTATCGGGAAAACAGTCGATCCGCAATTGGCGATTACCTGCGGTCTATGATAACGCGCTCATCCATTACTTATCACGAAAACACTTGACCGAGTATCGTTTGTCgcatatttttgttaattttttgcAATAAACGTTTATAATCGGATTGTAATATTACGAACATTTTATTCGTGATGAACATTTTATTCATTATATTTGCTTTCCTACATATCAATCTGATTAGATCGTAAAGTATTTCACTCTGTTTATgaaaatagagatatttattaattttccgaaagaatattaattattttttctttcatcGTCAAATAAATGTTGACAGAATAAGTCAGAGATAAGTAGATTGACAGCGGGGCAGCAAGGGAAATACTCCCCTCTTTCACTCCCCGCCAAgcaatattatgtatatatatattatcttaTTTGTAGATGTGAAACTTTCGACCAATATGCGTGCTTATTTTTACGCGTGTATTGGTTTTACCAGAAATAACCAATCAGATCCATGTTCCTTCTTCGAGTAGTTCGTCTGATTTAAATACCTACCAGTACCATAGTCTTTTTGTCAGTCACGAATCACGAATTACCGTTATTCTCGACCAGTTGTTCGATTAAGTATCGTAACCATATTTACCTTTGTGAAATGAacgttttaataaaaatgaattaaaatgtaAACAAGTTACACCAATTACATTTGCCATGTGCTCATTTTGCGAACAATTATCTTGTTTTCGCgatataatttcatattatagAAATCGTTTAAGCTAACCTAtagttttataaataattataattttttcaatGTTTATGAAAAAATGGAGATACTATCAGACCCAGTGTTTAAAACacaatatcaaaaatataaaaatcgtgTCAAATTATGGGAAAGTCATTTTACCGCGAAACATGGACGTAAACCGAATAAGGTATTACACTTCATTTTTATAAATCGTGACATAAAATTAATTCAGTTACAATTATTTCCCCGTTACCAAGCTTTAATGATAATTCCTCTATTTTATTTTGTCATCGAAATAATCGCTTTTAGTCAAAGTTTTTCAGGAATAAGGATCCTACTTTCATACATAATATCTATTTTTTTAtacgattttacaattttatatggTTTTATACGAGTTATGTGATTTTTTTCACAATTAGATTTGAGCATTTGTCTTTATAATTTCTATTTGATGTTTCTCTGGGTACATTTATGAACATATATTATGTAGTTGCTATTGTAACAAATGTTACAAGTATTGTGAAttataatagaataaaattttatatgatactatgatataaatatatttttattattataggaTGATATCAAAGAGGCTGACATGAAAATCAAGGAATCTTATAAAATGTATTGGAAGTTAAAAACACGTGCTTTAGAAGAAACTCTTAtagatatttcattttctgatgaGGCAGAAGATAATGTTACTAAAACTATAACGTGTGCATCATCTGAAGAAATTAAAGATGATAATAAACCTCTAAGGAATAAAGAGAAACAAGTTTTAGAAATTATAATTGGACAAGACAAAAAAGATTCAGAAAACATAGATGAAAATAATGGAAGAAATACAGATTTAAAAAGTATACAAAATACAGGCAAAATAGATGATGAAGATAGAAATCCAGAAGAATGTCAAAGTCAGCATACAGTTAATAGTTTGGCAGCAgaggaaaataaatataaaaatgtaaaaggtGTATGGGGTGATCATTTAAGTAAAAGTAATGAGCAAATacccaaaaagaaaaaaacattacCTATAGCCAGAGTATCTTCTTTTCAACTGTCGCAAAATAAATTTACAAGTTCAaactttataaaaagaaatcctAGAAAATCCTTGTCTGCaacaaaagtaaaaaataaatctgaaaattaTAATGACGTTAGTATAAATACATTGGGAAAAAACACAAACATAGAACTAAACAGTAAAGATAATTTTGATATTAATGAAGAAACAAAGTCTATATTTGGTAAGTCTATGAAAGTAACTTACGTGGAGTCTAAGCCTGCTACTCAATCAATTGGTACAATACAACAATTAGTCGAAGGACATACTGTTAGTAGAAATTTAAATCCTGGGTGGTTAGACAGGTGTGCCAAACAAAGTAACTTGGTTTACCCAGCAGTTGATTTACAAAGACTTTCTGGAACAAGCGATTCCGGAACTGAATCACTGGACACAAGTATTCATTTATCTAAAGAAACACTTGTGTCTGAATCACAAGAAACTTTCCAGATATCGGACGAAGAAGATTTTGTTTGTAACAGTGATTCAGAAGAAAAACATAGAAACAAACGCattagaaatttcaaaaaaAGGTTCAGTGATCAAGAAAATCATCCTATCAAAAAAATGTGTCATGAAAATTGTACAAATGGCCTAATACCAAGTAAGACAACATtctatgaagaaaaatgtaacaaCTTAAATATAACTAATATAGATTTAGTTAGAAATAATAGCATAAATGATAATGTAAATATTCAGATAAATTTGTCTAATAATATTGATAAATGTAAGGACAAAATAACAGATGTACTACAGACTGTAGATACAAATACACATAACGAAGAGAATGTAGAAAAATCATCTAAAGAAAAATCAGCAAGTTCTAAAATTCGAAAACAAGTTAAATGTATTTCATCTGATGATTCAGATCCTGATTTCAGTGAAAGtgatgaaaagaagaaaataagcaAGAAGAAAGTATCAAAAACAAAGAGAACAAGTACAACAAGAAAGAGTAAAGTTACCAAAGGATCAACATCAACAAATAAGATAAAACATGCACCTACAACAAGGAAGTCTTATAGAAAAAAGAAGGATATACAAGATGAAGAAGATGTCTTAGAAATCTCTAATGTAGATCTTGAAAGTACAGAAGATAAGAAAGCTGAAATATATGGAATAGAAACCTTAGAAGCTGTTCCGCGTTTTGCAATGTGCAAAAGTAACCAAGGAGATCTTATTGAACAATTTGCTAAATCTATTTCTTCAAAAGCTGATGATTTAAGTTTTTCTCTTGAACCTAAGGGGACAACTATGAAACTAAAGGGACAATTAACAAGTAGAGAAAAATTGGAAAAGAAAGTAGCAGatggaaaattaaatgaaaacttTGTTAggataaatttaaagaaaaaaatatttgtgcgtggtaaaaagaattttaatttttcaaaatataggAAGAATCaatggaaagagaaaaagaaagaacttGCATCTAGCGAGGGTAATTTAGTAGTAGCTGATTTTGTAGAAAAGAAAGGTGCATCCAGTTGTTTTAAATGCGGAAATATCGGCCATTCTTCAAGGTATTGTCCAAATACAAAAAGCGATGATTTAATTCCGTTAAATGAGATAGATGAAAGTTCGGAATTTCCAACATTAGAAGAAGCTCAGAAAATGGCCAGTCAAAATGCAATTACAGCACATGCTAATAGAATTGACCGTCTACCGGAGAAACCATCGTACTCTCTTGAAACAGAGTCTGAATTGACAGGAAATGAAATGAAGGATAAAACTGACGATAACGATTTATGGGAACCTATTGAAGACGAAGTATGTTTCTATGTTCTTAATCTTTGTATAACTTCATGATAATTATTTTATGTTGTATAAAATTTGTAGAATATTTTATGTGGGTATAAAATTCCCGAAGATTTGGTACAAAAGTTACTACCACCAGAAATTGGTACAGTACAGCCACTATATAAACTTAAAGAAGATCAGTCGTGCATAGGTAATTAATTTAAGATCTAATTCaattcattaattaatttttatactcattacatattataattacagAAACACCATCTGAAGTTTTCAACACCTTGCGAAAATTTGGTCATGAAACATTTAGACCTGGACAAGAAAAAGCTGTAATGAGAATACTTTCTGGTCAATCGACATTGGTAACTTTATCTACTGGTTCTGGAAAGTCTTTATGTTACCAGTTACCTGCATATCTTTATTCTAAATACTCCAATTGTATCACTTTAGTGATATCACCATTGGTCTCCTTAATGGATGACCAAGTAACGGGTGTACCTTCGTTTTTATCCGCAGCTTGTCTGCATACTAATCAAACGCAAAAAGTAAGAGATAATGTTATGGAAATGGTGAAACAAGGAAAagtgaatattttattaatttctccaGAAGCTGTAGTAGCTGGAGAAAAATCAACTGGATTTGGTGCTTTGTTAAGGCAGCTTCCACCAATTGCTTTTGCATGTATAGACGAAGCTCATTGTATTTCACAATGGTCTCATAATTTTCGTCCATCATATCTTATGGTTTGCCGAGTTCTTAAAGAAAAATTAGGTGTCAAAACAGTATTAGCTCTTACTGCTACTGCAACAAAAGCTACTGCAGAAAGCATAGTAAGCCATTTAGATATAGAAGAAGGAATGGCAGGTGTTATCTCTGATATTCCAATACCTAGAAATCTGCTGTTTACAATTTCTAAAGATGAAAATAGAGATCAGGCTTtaatcaaattattattaagtgAAAGGTTTAAAAACTGTAgctcaattattatttattgtactCGTCGAGATGAATGTGTAAGAATTGCGAGTTTTCTAAGAATTGCTTTCTCACAGGTATTTTGATTGTTATTTTAATGATTTAGTACCGTTAGCAGTATCGTTAGTAATGTATTATGATACACTCTGCTTTTTAATAGGATGGAAATAATTTCGAGAAACGAAATACCAAACTATCTTTTATCGCGGAAGCATACCATGCTGGTTTATCGGCTCATCGCCGAAAAATTGTTCAGAAAGCATTTATGGGTGGACAAGTCAAGATCATTGTTGCTACTGTAGCTTTTGGTATGGGTCTTAATAAGGCAGATATTCGCGCTGTTATACATTACAACATGCCTGGCACTTTCGAAGGATATATCCAAGAAGTCGGGAGGGCTGGTCGAGATGGACTTCCAGCCCATtgtcatttatttttaaatccAATGGTACTAAAATCAAATTTACTATGCAACTGATTTGTAATCATGTAAACATTTTTCCCCGTTATAGGAAGATAAGGATAAAGTAGAATTGCGACGGCATATTTATGCAAATGGAATAGACAGGCATACAATCAGACGATTGCTTCAAAAAGTTTTTCTTCCGTGTTCATGTGCAAAATTACGTGAAAACAAAGGAGATCGTAGGTGTCCTGGTCATGAAGTTGCTATTCCGATTGACGATACAGTTGCGGCTTTAGATATTTCAGAGGAAAAGATTTCAACGCTTTTGTGTTATCTCGAATTGCATCCTAAAAGATTTATTACTGTTCTTTCATCTGTATATATCAGGGCTAGAATTTCAAGTTATAACGGTCCTCAAGCGCTAAAGCAAGCTGCTCAGACGGTTAGTATATGTAACACACATTTCCACAGAAATCTACTATACTTATCTAATAAAAGATTTTCATGAATTTTTCAGTCGCCACCACTTGCAATGGCAATAGCATTAGATTTACAAAACGGTATTTCTCATGAAAAGGATAACGTTATTGAGTTTCCGGTTGTGGATGTTGCATCTGCTATTGGTTGGGATAGTGGTGTAGTAAAAGGTCACCTTAAAAATTTAGAATGGAAAGCAGGTTTGTTTTAATCAATAAATTGTAACCCatgtataaaaataacattaaaTGTTAATGCACTGTAATATTGTAATACTCTCTGTACTTCtttaattgatatttttatcttttcctTAGTCAATGGAGTTCCGAAGCGATCAGCTATTTCAGTAAGATATGATAAACTTGGTTTAAGAGTAAAAGCCCCAGGAGACTTGACAGAAGTGGAACTAGATGAAGCACTAGATGCTTTAGTTAGCCGCGCTCAATCTCAAGAAACTTCATCTTTACAACAACTTGAGACAATTAGTGTTATGCTACACAAGTTTAGTGTACCATCTGTAGAAGAGTGTCTTATATTGAACGATGAAATGATTAACAAGTCTGATCAATTAAAAGACGTTATTCGCAATTACTTTGAGGGAAAAGTTCTATTAGATATCGATTTAACACAACAAGTATAAATCTTTTCATAATGTTTAACacctatatttttaaattaagttACATATCTTATAACAGATCTTATGAAAAttcaatatatacataattcGTATTTTTTCAGAATGTAATGGAAAATGAAGCGCAAGTAGCCTGCGATGTACGAAATTTGATTGTAAGTTACCGTGACAACAATTTCACTGGACGTGCAGTCGCACGAATCTTTCATGGGATACAAAGTCCAAATTACCCTGCTTATATATGGAATAAATGCCGTTTCTGGAGGGCTCATATTTCATTTGATTTCAATGCTTTATGTCAAATTGCGACAAGAGAAATTTTAGCTTTACGTTAGGATGATTATTTCCAATGAttcaaagaaatttttaatgacTTTTTAAACGTTGCCGTACTATAACTTCTAttcttataacgttaaaagttacaAACATCTTATATTATTATCTCTATAGTCCCTGAATGTATGAGGCCTGAGTTATGTATTTATAAGTTCTCCTGTCTGACAttgagaattttattttaaaaaacataAAAGATTAAAGATTATATAACACTTTATTGTTTCCATAACAAATGACAAAATCCATATAGATCAtagtatacaaaatatttactcGAACGTGCCTTAAAAGAGtaacttattttttttttatatttatagaataaACTTTAAATACTTTTTAAAAGAAAAGGTAATGCGATAATTATTTCCTTCCATCATTGTTGTAATTTTAACGTGTAAcagtaataattataaatttgtatGGGTACATTATTAGTTTCAGTATATACTATACATATCTCCAATATAAAACTTTGTTCCTGCACCgttgttatatttaaatttttgtattttttgttagtaaattcaattaatttacaacaataaAATCTAAGTGAAAAATCGCAAATAAATTTGTCATCTctttaacataaaaatataatacgatatgttcttgtcaAGGCGGGCTGGAATGTTTTGTTTTtcgctttctttttttcattttaagtTCTATATTCTTCAGTATTCTAAGCCAAAAATTTCACGTTACCACTCTTTTCATATAATTGCATTGTCGCAAAAACTTGTGCATTCGTATTTGCTGCATTTTTCCAACACGATTCATGCACGTTTCATTTTGGCATAGTGCGCAAAATTCAGATGATATTCCGTGAAACGGAGAACGGAAATAAACGTTGGCATCCTTTaacgttttatttttatgatgagCCCAAATGTGCAACGACATCTCAAGGAACATTAATACAGGCAAGAACCAGCAGAAACATAGGACAGCAAGGAAGAACAAACAAACTGGGTTTACTTGACCAAACGTTGCTCCAGGAGGAACTGGCTCTAAATCCATTAGATTCTCATTTTTGTTTAAGGTGCGATCCTTAATCGACAACGTTTCCTTCACTTCTTTCGGAATCTagagaatttttattaattaatcttaattaCATCCTCGGTATCATGCAAGAAGTttctaaaatataattaaaaatttcaatttcaggTTTTCACAATCTCCTTCGATTATTTACATAATGCATCAAATTATGTAATTTACATTCATAGACTCATTACGATTTCATAATTCTAGCATTTCAGCATGTATTTTATGGTAATCATTTATAATCATTACCTGGAAGCGTATTCTTCGACTTTTAGTAGTTTCTATTCCAACTATGTTGATCTCCGGTTCTCCCGTCTCGGCATTATTTATCGAACTAACGAGTCGTCGAATCTCACAGTCGGAATCTGGAAGACTAATACTCTCACCAGTTTCTTCATCAACGTAGATTCGATCCATTTCCTCGTTAATGTTAGGATATCAAAGAATGCGCGTAAAAACGTATTCGTTGTAGTCCCGTATTTGGTGAGCAGAGTTTAATGTATTCGGATATATGCTCAGGTCTTCGAGGTCACTTCCCGGATACAAAGGTTTGCTCGATTTTTTTATTCTAATGATTAGATAACTTGGTGAAAGTGTTTTCTGAAACAGATTAAATGATCCAATAGCCTGATtaaatgtttattattatttttattaaataatccaatttgataataataatgtataatatcaataattaatatgtcaattttatttttattactactGTCCAATGACCTTGTTAAACGACGAACAAATAAATtaacaactttttaatttttaacgaGAAAAAAGATCACGCGAATACCTATTGAAAGTATCAACTGAAACATACATAAAATCTATTGTTCCACTCTAGTATGCTATAAACTGAATGGATTCTATCCTATTAAACTATATTGATATGTATTCACACTTCGCTACGTTTAGAAACATACAATGGTCAAATCAAATATCATCAATCAATTGAGAAGGTATGAACAGTTTTTCaaaagatatgtaatatttctcaattattaaaacaattttattttgttatacttcgagataattgaaattatgtatatattacaaGGAATTCTATTCATAAATGTAGTACTAATTATAGATGGAACGTATGATAAATTGTAAGAACAATACCTAATTAATTGCCTTGAGCGCGCGAAGCATAAACTTTGATTCTTATCGTATCTACTGTATTTTCGAAGACATAACATCGCAATTTAATAACACTTGAACAATGAAAACTTTTTTAAAAACTATTTACTACCCTTAAGATATTACACTTATTATTAATCTCAATTTCTCATTGCATCTAAGGACTTAATTAATACGAATAAGTGCTGAATAAAATCATCATTGAGATAGTGAAGGTTAACGACAATAACACGTCACAAAGTGCACGCGAAGTTT
This portion of the Bombus affinis isolate iyBomAffi1 chromosome 1, iyBomAffi1.2, whole genome shotgun sequence genome encodes:
- the LOC126922105 gene encoding ATP-dependent DNA helicase Q4 isoform X3: MKIKESYKMYWKLKTRALEETLIDISFSDEAEDNVTKTITCASSEEIKDDNKPLRNKEKQVLEIIIGQDKKDSENIDENNGRNTDLKSIQNTGKIDDEDRNPEECQSQHTVNSLAAEENKYKNVKGVWGDHLSKSNEQIPKKKKTLPIARVSSFQLSQNKFTSSNFIKRNPRKSLSATKVKNKSENYNDVSINTLGKNTNIELNSKDNFDINEETKSIFGKSMKVTYVESKPATQSIGTIQQLVEGHTVSRNLNPGWLDRCAKQSNLVYPAVDLQRLSGTSDSGTESLDTSIHLSKETLVSESQETFQISDEEDFVCNSDSEEKHRNKRIRNFKKRFSDQENHPIKKMCHENCTNGLIPSKTTFYEEKCNNLNITNIDLVRNNSINDNVNIQINLSNNIDKCKDKITDVLQTVDTNTHNEENVEKSSKEKSASSKIRKQVKCISSDDSDPDFSESDEKKKISKKKVSKTKRTSTTRKSKVTKGSTSTNKIKHAPTTRKSYRKKKDIQDEEDVLEISNVDLESTEDKKAEIYGIETLEAVPRFAMCKSNQGDLIEQFAKSISSKADDLSFSLEPKGTTMKLKGQLTSREKLEKKVADGKLNENFVRINLKKKIFVRGKKNFNFSKYRKNQWKEKKKELASSEGNLVVADFVEKKGASSCFKCGNIGHSSRYCPNTKSDDLIPLNEIDESSEFPTLEEAQKMASQNAITAHANRIDRLPEKPSYSLETESELTGNEMKDKTDDNDLWEPIEDENILCGYKIPEDLVQKLLPPEIGTVQPLYKLKEDQSCIETPSEVFNTLRKFGHETFRPGQEKAVMRILSGQSTLVTLSTGSGKSLCYQLPAYLYSKYSNCITLVISPLVSLMDDQVTGVPSFLSAACLHTNQTQKVRDNVMEMVKQGKVNILLISPEAVVAGEKSTGFGALLRQLPPIAFACIDEAHCISQWSHNFRPSYLMVCRVLKEKLGVKTVLALTATATKATAESIVSHLDIEEGMAGVISDIPIPRNLLFTISKDENRDQALIKLLLSERFKNCSSIIIYCTRRDECVRIASFLRIAFSQDGNNFEKRNTKLSFIAEAYHAGLSAHRRKIVQKAFMGGQVKIIVATVAFGMGLNKADIRAVIHYNMPGTFEGYIQEVGRAGRDGLPAHCHLFLNPMEDKDKVELRRHIYANGIDRHTIRRLLQKVFLPCSCAKLRENKGDRRCPGHEVAIPIDDTVAALDISEEKISTLLCYLELHPKRFITVLSSVYIRARISSYNGPQALKQAAQTSPPLAMAIALDLQNGISHEKDNVIEFPVVDVASAIGWDSGVVKGHLKNLEWKAVNGVPKRSAISVRYDKLGLRVKAPGDLTEVELDEALDALVSRAQSQETSSLQQLETISVMLHKFSVPSVEECLILNDEMINKSDQLKDVIRNYFEGKVLLDIDLTQQNVMENEAQVACDVRNLIVSYRDNNFTGRAVARIFHGIQSPNYPAYIWNKCRFWRAHISFDFNALCQIATREILALR